A part of Biomphalaria glabrata chromosome 3, xgBioGlab47.1, whole genome shotgun sequence genomic DNA contains:
- the LOC129925020 gene encoding endoglucanase A-like, with amino-acid sequence MWTVLLLTLSVFVVGGHCDITIPLTNHWNGGFQGQGCFDITEEMHSWTITLTFDQPLNSLDVYTADIVQTLDGGKVFVLHNKAWNKDEHVGDRLCIDFQGHGTGDIHPVVTASLQAGDVSGNPITATSTSTTTSTTSTTTSTTTHSTLSSSSTSSATPTPSGKLNTFFPTSKSLTDQSYV; translated from the exons ATGTGGACAGTGCTTCTGTTGACACTGTCCGTGTTTGTCGTCGGTGGTCATTGTGACATCACTATCCCCCTTACCAACCACTGGAATGGTGGTTTCCAGGGCCAAGGCTGCTTTGACATCACGGAAGAGATGCACTCATGGACTATCACACTGACCTTTGACCAGCCACTCAACAGTCTTGAC GTGTACACGGCGGACATTGTCCAGACACTGGACGGGGGTAAGGTGTTTGTCTTACATAACAAGGCCTGGAACAAAGATGAGCACGtcggagacagactgtgcattGACTTTCAAGGTCACG gaacTGGAGACATCCATCCTGTTGTGACTGCTTCTCTCCAGGCTGGTGACGTCAGTGGTAACCCCATTACAG CGACGTCCACGTCGACTACAACATCCACGACCTCAACCACAACTTCAACAACAACACACTCGACATTGTCTTCATCTTCCACAAGTTCAGCTACACCAACGCCGTCTGGTAAGTTGAACACATTTTTCCCCACCTCAAAGTCACTAACTGACCAGTCATACGTGTAA